One window of Brachybacterium ginsengisoli genomic DNA carries:
- a CDS encoding Lrp/AsnC family transcriptional regulator, translating to MDRLSELDERLLAALRNDGRAPIAALATRLGVSRATVTSRIEKLTAAGVIVGFTVRVRDYAEASTVRATSFIEVEGRSTDRVIGHLRGFPEIQSLHTTNGGWDLVAEIACSDLPAFDDVLRRIRSIDGVVNSETSLLLSSVLR from the coding sequence ATGGATCGTCTCTCGGAGCTCGACGAACGGCTGCTGGCCGCCCTGCGCAACGACGGGAGGGCGCCGATCGCGGCCCTCGCCACCCGGCTCGGGGTCTCCCGCGCCACCGTCACCAGCCGGATCGAGAAGCTCACCGCGGCCGGCGTCATCGTGGGCTTCACGGTGCGGGTGCGGGACTACGCCGAGGCCTCGACCGTGCGCGCCACCTCGTTCATCGAGGTCGAGGGTCGCAGCACCGACCGGGTGATCGGGCATCTGCGCGGCTTCCCCGAGATCCAGTCCCTGCACACCACCAACGGCGGCTGGGACCTGGTCGCGGAGATCGCCTGCTCCGACCTGCCCGCCTTCGACGACGTGCTGCGCCGCATCCGCTCGATCGACGGCGTGGTCAACAGCGAGACCAGCCTCCTGCTCAGCTCGGTGCTGCGATGA
- a CDS encoding ornithine cyclodeaminase has translation MTQLLDVANMARWIRRDGAEKILVRMTEYLEEDFRRWEEFDKVPRIASHTPLGVIELMPTSDGELYSFKYVNGHPSNPSRGFQTVTAFGVLADVDNGYPVFLAEMTLLTALRTAAASAMAARALARPDSRTLALIGAGSQSEFQALALRGVLGIEDLRVYDIDPAATEKVRRNLAPLGFRVHAATSVDDAVDGADIITTCTADKARNTILRAEQVRPGVHLNAIGGDCPGKTELDARILEDAVVVVEFTPQTRIEGEIQQMAPDFPVTELWEVLTGAAPGRTDAEQVTLFDSVGFAISDFSALRCARDATAGSDLQDEVDLVAQPDDPKDLFSLVDVLAPVS, from the coding sequence ATGACCCAGCTGCTCGATGTGGCGAACATGGCCCGGTGGATCCGGCGCGACGGCGCCGAGAAGATCCTGGTGCGCATGACCGAGTACCTCGAGGAGGACTTCCGGCGCTGGGAGGAGTTCGACAAGGTCCCCCGCATCGCGAGCCACACGCCGCTCGGGGTGATCGAGCTGATGCCCACCTCCGACGGCGAGCTCTACTCCTTCAAGTACGTCAACGGCCACCCCTCGAACCCCTCGCGCGGATTCCAGACCGTCACCGCCTTCGGCGTGCTCGCCGACGTCGACAACGGGTACCCGGTCTTCCTCGCCGAGATGACCCTGCTGACCGCGCTGCGCACCGCGGCCGCCTCCGCGATGGCCGCGCGGGCGCTGGCCCGGCCGGACTCCCGCACCCTCGCGCTGATCGGCGCCGGATCGCAGTCCGAGTTCCAGGCCCTCGCCCTCCGCGGCGTGCTCGGGATCGAGGACCTGCGGGTCTACGACATCGACCCGGCGGCGACCGAGAAGGTGCGCCGGAACCTCGCCCCGCTCGGCTTCCGGGTGCATGCGGCGACGTCGGTCGACGACGCGGTGGACGGGGCGGACATCATCACCACCTGCACCGCGGACAAGGCGCGCAACACGATCCTCCGCGCCGAGCAGGTGCGACCCGGGGTGCATCTGAACGCCATCGGCGGCGACTGCCCCGGGAAGACCGAGCTGGACGCGCGGATCCTCGAGGACGCCGTCGTGGTCGTCGAGTTCACGCCGCAGACCCGCATCGAGGGCGAGATCCAGCAGATGGCGCCGGACTTCCCCGTCACCGAGCTGTGGGAGGTGCTCACCGGCGCCGCCCCCGGTCGCACCGACGCGGAGCAGGTCACCCTGTTCGACTCCGTGGGATTCGCGATCTCCGACTTCTCCGCGCTGCGCTGCGCCCGCGATGCGACCGCCGGCAGCGACCTGCAGGACGAGGTGGACCTCGTCGCCCAGCCGGACGACCCCAAGGACCTGTTCTCGCTGGTGGACGTCCTCGCGCCGGTGAGCTGA